From Leptolyngbya sp. KIOST-1, one genomic window encodes:
- a CDS encoding VWA domain-containing protein, with protein MRRLPLLPFLIGLCAVLLWNCTPGGRVPSVNSVESARQVLEQSVLPRISVREDIIADELASRYTVDQIEEPLPDVNTFPLYGAQPGGGNTAYIEIYSSSEKANVERQNERWLVEVANAFNQRQETLPSGAVIQVGVRQVASGTAARLLGAGAVQPAGYSPSNDLWVAMVQSQGVPTVPVADRLVPNTAGWVLPKAVYDSLAQDSAGNGTVSFDQLLNAIASGQVTVAYPNPYSSSTALNLLYTLYWRAAGHQQTGGQLTVAELQTPQVNSVFDQFQQQVLITTATTLDLQELFLRDQSNLQAFPLEYQNYLALRQVPGFSDTEFVPFGVPHNNPLVGFSWNSPQQQQALERFATFAQSPEMQALAQQQGFVETDYLRSAQLPPFPNGETLLAAQSNWKLRKDGGRTVYMALVIDTSGSMEGPRIQSLRDGLRVAASQINSGNYVSIVTFADVPVRRLPLAPFDQLQHQKFLATVDSLRADGATAMYDGTMVALADLLAQKEKDPTGRYYLLLLSDGEVNRGYTFDAIRDILAYSDVRFYPIAYGEVSQDELQAIAALRESTVQQGTPDNVQTLFKDLFQVNL; from the coding sequence ATGCGCCGCCTTCCCCTGCTTCCCTTCCTGATCGGTCTCTGCGCTGTGCTCCTGTGGAACTGCACCCCCGGCGGTCGCGTTCCCTCGGTCAACTCTGTGGAGAGTGCCCGGCAAGTTCTGGAGCAGTCGGTGCTGCCCCGCATCAGCGTCAGGGAGGACATCATTGCCGACGAGTTGGCCAGCCGCTACACCGTCGATCAGATTGAAGAGCCGCTGCCCGATGTCAACACCTTTCCCCTCTACGGGGCCCAGCCCGGCGGCGGCAACACCGCCTACATCGAAATCTACAGCTCCTCCGAAAAGGCCAATGTTGAACGCCAGAACGAGCGCTGGCTGGTGGAAGTGGCCAATGCCTTTAACCAGCGCCAGGAGACCCTGCCCTCCGGGGCAGTAATCCAGGTGGGGGTGCGTCAGGTGGCCTCGGGGACCGCCGCCCGCCTGCTGGGGGCGGGGGCGGTGCAGCCCGCTGGCTATAGCCCCTCCAACGACCTGTGGGTGGCCATGGTGCAGAGCCAGGGCGTGCCTACTGTGCCCGTCGCCGATCGCCTGGTGCCCAATACCGCTGGCTGGGTGCTGCCTAAAGCCGTCTACGATAGCCTGGCCCAAGATAGCGCCGGAAATGGCACCGTCAGCTTTGACCAGCTGCTGAACGCGATCGCCTCGGGCCAGGTCACCGTCGCCTACCCCAACCCCTACAGCAGCTCCACCGCCCTCAACCTGCTCTACACGCTGTACTGGCGGGCGGCGGGGCACCAGCAGACCGGCGGCCAACTCACCGTGGCCGAACTGCAAACCCCCCAGGTCAACTCGGTATTTGACCAGTTTCAGCAGCAGGTGCTGATCACCACCGCCACCACCCTCGACCTGCAAGAGCTGTTTCTGCGCGACCAGAGCAACCTCCAGGCTTTTCCGCTGGAGTACCAGAACTACCTGGCCCTGCGCCAGGTGCCCGGCTTTAGCGATACTGAATTTGTCCCCTTTGGCGTGCCCCACAACAATCCCCTGGTGGGCTTTAGCTGGAATAGCCCCCAGCAGCAGCAGGCCCTGGAGCGCTTCGCCACCTTTGCCCAATCGCCTGAGATGCAGGCCCTGGCCCAGCAGCAGGGGTTTGTGGAAACCGACTACCTGCGCTCGGCTCAGCTTCCCCCCTTCCCCAATGGTGAAACCCTGCTGGCGGCCCAGTCCAACTGGAAGCTGCGCAAGGACGGGGGGCGGACCGTCTATATGGCGCTGGTGATCGACACCAGCGGCTCCATGGAGGGGCCGCGCATCCAGTCGCTCAGGGATGGGCTGCGGGTCGCCGCCAGCCAGATTAACTCCGGCAACTACGTCAGCATTGTCACCTTTGCCGATGTGCCCGTGCGACGGTTGCCCCTGGCCCCCTTTGACCAGCTCCAGCACCAGAAATTTTTGGCCACCGTGGACAGTCTGCGGGCTGATGGGGCCACCGCCATGTACGACGGCACCATGGTGGCCCTGGCGGACCTGCTGGCCCAGAAGGAAAAAGACCCCACCGGGCGCTACTACCTGCTCCTGCTCAGCGACGGGGAGGTCAACCGGGGCTATACCTTCGACGCCATTCGAGACATTCTGGCCTACAGCGACGTGCGCTTTTACCCAATTGCCTACGGTGAGGTGAGCCAGGATGAGTTGCAGGCGATCGCGGCCCTGCGCGAATCCACCGTGCAGCAGGGCACCCCCGACAACGTGCAGACGCTGTTCAAGGATCTGTTCCAGGTTAATCTTTAG
- a CDS encoding ABC transporter ATP-binding protein encodes MIATSPRPSETTVRPDSDWRLFLRMWPYIYQHRRALLPPLVLLVPLSLANALQPVLIGQAISLIRQEPVMFFLEGRTLQGGLNLLVGLLVVTVAIRLLLDGFQSYLVQAVGQRITADIRTDLFTHVTALAVRFFDRTPVGKLITRITSDVDALGDVFSTGAVGIITDVFSILVLLVVMFTMQWQLALMLLALLLPVTWLIIYFQQQYRKANYKAREHLSELNATLQENVSGISVVQLFRRERYNAEGFRHTNQTYITAVDKTIFYDSAVSSTLEWISLVAIGGVLWLGGLLVMQEALTFGTLATFILFAQRLFDPLRQFADKFTAIQAGLTAVERITDLFNVPVEIRDPEHRGGGEEGGEGEVMRRGEENGHSGMTGGAYAAALASSQAAPPLVDSQPEANDCSAPFPTTYPSTHPPSHPLTPSPASEIRFDHVTFGYKADEYVLKDLTFTIRPGEKVALVGPTGAGKSSIIRLLCRLYDIDRGAILLDGVDIRDLPQAELRRRMAVILQDGFLFAGDVKSNITLGEDYPRSQVVAAAQKTNIHTLIEQLPQGYDTELRERGTNLSGGQKQLLAFARAAIRNPGILVLDEATANLDVGTEAMIQEALERLLEGRTAIIIAHRLSTIRNVDRILVLKHGELVEQGSHNELLAQEGLYSSLYRLQRLGV; translated from the coding sequence ATGATCGCTACCTCCCCCCGCCCCAGCGAGACCACCGTTCGGCCCGACAGCGACTGGCGGCTGTTTTTGCGCATGTGGCCCTACATTTACCAGCACCGCCGGGCGCTGCTGCCGCCGCTGGTGTTGCTGGTGCCTCTGTCGTTGGCCAATGCCCTCCAGCCGGTGCTGATCGGCCAGGCCATTTCTTTGATTCGCCAGGAGCCGGTGATGTTTTTTCTGGAGGGCCGCACCCTCCAGGGCGGGCTCAATTTGCTGGTGGGGCTGCTGGTGGTTACCGTAGCCATTCGACTGCTGCTGGATGGGTTTCAGAGCTACTTGGTGCAGGCGGTGGGGCAGCGGATTACCGCCGACATTCGCACCGATCTGTTCACCCACGTCACCGCGCTGGCGGTGCGCTTTTTTGACCGCACCCCCGTTGGCAAGCTGATCACCCGCATCACCAGCGATGTCGATGCCCTGGGGGATGTCTTTTCCACCGGGGCGGTGGGCATCATCACCGATGTCTTTTCGATTTTGGTGCTGCTGGTGGTGATGTTTACCATGCAGTGGCAGCTCGCCCTGATGCTGCTGGCGCTGCTGCTGCCCGTCACCTGGTTAATCATTTACTTTCAGCAGCAGTACCGCAAAGCCAACTACAAGGCCCGCGAGCACCTGTCTGAGCTCAACGCCACCCTGCAGGAAAACGTGTCGGGCATCAGCGTGGTGCAGCTGTTTCGCCGCGAGCGCTACAACGCCGAGGGGTTTCGCCACACCAACCAGACCTACATCACCGCCGTCGACAAGACCATCTTCTACGACTCCGCCGTGTCGTCCACGCTGGAGTGGATTTCCCTGGTGGCGATCGGTGGCGTACTGTGGCTCGGCGGCCTGCTGGTCATGCAGGAGGCGCTCACCTTTGGCACCCTGGCCACCTTTATTCTGTTCGCCCAGCGTCTCTTCGACCCCCTGCGCCAGTTTGCCGACAAGTTCACCGCCATCCAGGCAGGGCTGACGGCGGTGGAGCGCATCACCGACCTGTTCAATGTCCCCGTCGAAATTCGCGACCCGGAGCATCGGGGAGGCGGTGAGGAAGGTGGAGAAGGTGAGGTGATGAGGCGTGGGGAAGAAAACGGCCATAGCGGCATGACCGGGGGCGCATACGCAGCGGCTTTAGCGTCGTCCCAGGCTGCGCCACCGCTGGTAGACAGCCAGCCTGAAGCGAACGATTGCTCAGCCCCCTTTCCCACCACCTACCCATCCACTCACCCACCCTCCCACCCTCTCACCCCCTCCCCCGCCTCCGAAATCCGCTTCGACCACGTCACCTTTGGCTACAAGGCCGACGAGTACGTGCTCAAGGACCTCACCTTCACCATTCGCCCCGGCGAGAAGGTGGCGCTGGTAGGACCCACGGGGGCGGGCAAGAGCTCGATCATTCGTCTGCTGTGCCGCCTCTACGACATCGATCGGGGGGCAATTCTGCTGGATGGGGTCGATATTCGCGACCTGCCCCAGGCGGAGCTGCGGCGACGGATGGCGGTGATTTTGCAGGATGGGTTTTTGTTTGCGGGCGATGTCAAAAGCAACATTACCCTGGGGGAAGATTACCCGCGATCGCAGGTGGTCGCCGCCGCCCAAAAAACCAACATCCACACCCTGATCGAGCAGCTGCCCCAGGGCTACGACACCGAACTGCGGGAGCGGGGCACCAACCTCTCTGGCGGGCAGAAACAGCTGTTGGCCTTTGCCCGCGCCGCCATTCGCAATCCCGGTATTCTGGTGCTCGACGAGGCCACCGCCAACCTTGATGTGGGCACCGAGGCGATGATTCAGGAGGCCCTGGAGCGGCTGCTGGAGGGGCGTACGGCAATTATTATTGCCCACCGCCTGTCCACCATTCGCAATGTCGATCGGATTCTGGTGCTCAAGCATGGTGAGTTGGTCGAGCAGGGCAGCCACAACGAACTGTTGGCCCAGGAAGGGCTGTACTCCAGCCTCTATCGCCTGCAGCGGCTGGGGGTTTAA
- a CDS encoding potassium channel family protein, whose amino-acid sequence MVPAASSPDAQAHLSLNDGDGFLVCGLGSLGQNCVATLKSFGVPVHAINSTLPDQWEVPQLRDMIDHLEIGDCRSAQVLEQAGIRHCRAVLLVTQDERVNLEAALTARVLNPRVRLVMRSDKQNLNELMGQQLQNFVAFEPTQLAAPAFALGAFGEELVGYFTLDDHRFQVVKQRVEAGNPRYDRRQIYELDTIHRRVLCHRPADGSDWPRAASASSLFYTWLPDTLLRSQDEVVVIESDTRLRSPRLEPPPPERHGPLTRTVQVWRRLRDWPTLKQEVLGLWRTGAEQQLRRVAIICGITVVVLCLVGTLLFDLNSPADIGIFDAFLYTFITLFGGYGDVFEALETFHNPRLLQLFGVLLTVAGAAFVGVLYALLTEKLLTLRFEFMERRPPVPEKDHVVVIWLGRVGRRVLLLLQDLNQPVVGISPQALDADVLPKVPLLTGDVGAALEKAHLATAKSVVAVSDDEIQNLEVGLLAHRVNPHCRPIIRTYDQQFTDRVAQIFPFAQVLCASAISAEAFAGAAFGEQVIGLFRLYGQTVLVTQYEIEAEDSLEGLLLAEVAYGYGVVPLWHQRSPQAGKVMPSDDTLLQGGDRLVVLASIGGLRRIEQCQRAPRTWRLHIDRALTADALFEGAAEIARITGCSLGNAREFMAKLPGTLPIPLYQHQALRLARLLTRAQVKAQVIAPQSL is encoded by the coding sequence ATGGTACCTGCGGCCTCTTCCCCCGACGCGCAAGCCCATCTCTCTCTGAATGACGGTGACGGCTTTTTGGTTTGCGGGCTGGGCAGCCTGGGGCAGAACTGCGTGGCCACTCTAAAAAGTTTTGGGGTGCCGGTCCACGCTATCAACAGCACCCTGCCCGACCAGTGGGAGGTGCCCCAGCTGCGGGACATGATCGACCATCTGGAGATTGGCGACTGTCGGTCGGCGCAGGTGCTAGAGCAGGCGGGGATTCGCCATTGCCGGGCGGTGCTGCTGGTCACCCAGGACGAGCGAGTCAACCTGGAGGCCGCCCTGACGGCGCGGGTACTCAACCCTAGGGTGCGGCTGGTGATGCGCTCCGACAAACAAAACTTGAACGAGCTGATGGGGCAGCAGCTGCAAAACTTTGTGGCCTTTGAGCCCACCCAGCTGGCGGCTCCGGCCTTTGCCCTGGGAGCCTTTGGGGAAGAGCTGGTGGGTTACTTTACCCTCGACGACCATCGCTTTCAGGTGGTCAAGCAGCGGGTAGAGGCGGGCAATCCCCGCTACGATCGCCGCCAGATTTACGAGCTAGACACCATCCATCGGCGAGTGCTCTGCCACCGCCCCGCCGATGGCAGCGATTGGCCCAGAGCCGCCAGTGCTTCCAGCCTGTTTTACACCTGGTTGCCCGATACCCTTCTGCGATCGCAGGACGAGGTGGTCGTGATTGAGAGCGATACCCGGCTGCGCTCACCCCGCCTTGAGCCGCCCCCGCCAGAGCGGCACGGACCATTGACCCGCACCGTGCAGGTCTGGCGTCGGCTGCGCGATTGGCCCACCCTGAAACAGGAGGTACTCGGCCTCTGGCGGACCGGGGCCGAGCAGCAGTTGCGTCGGGTCGCCATTATTTGCGGCATTACGGTGGTTGTCCTTTGCCTGGTAGGCACTTTGCTCTTCGACCTCAACTCCCCCGCCGACATCGGTATTTTTGACGCCTTTTTGTACACCTTTATCACCCTGTTTGGCGGCTACGGAGATGTCTTTGAGGCGCTAGAGACGTTCCACAACCCGCGTCTGCTCCAGCTGTTTGGTGTGCTACTGACGGTGGCGGGGGCGGCTTTTGTGGGGGTGCTCTACGCCCTGCTCACCGAGAAATTGCTCACCCTGCGGTTTGAGTTTATGGAGCGCCGGCCCCCGGTGCCAGAAAAAGACCACGTGGTGGTGATCTGGCTGGGACGGGTTGGCCGGCGGGTGCTGCTGCTGCTGCAAGACCTCAACCAGCCGGTGGTGGGCATTTCGCCCCAGGCCCTCGACGCCGATGTGCTGCCCAAAGTGCCGCTACTGACCGGGGATGTGGGGGCCGCCCTAGAGAAAGCCCACCTGGCCACCGCTAAAAGCGTGGTAGCAGTCAGCGACGACGAGATTCAAAACCTGGAGGTGGGGCTGCTGGCCCACCGGGTCAACCCCCACTGCCGCCCCATCATTCGCACCTACGACCAGCAGTTTACCGATCGCGTTGCCCAGATTTTTCCCTTTGCCCAGGTGCTGTGCGCCTCGGCCATCTCCGCTGAGGCCTTCGCCGGAGCCGCCTTTGGCGAGCAGGTGATTGGGCTGTTCCGGCTCTACGGCCAGACGGTGCTGGTCACCCAGTACGAGATCGAAGCGGAGGATAGCCTGGAGGGGCTGCTGCTGGCTGAGGTGGCCTACGGCTATGGGGTCGTGCCCCTGTGGCACCAGCGATCGCCCCAGGCCGGAAAAGTGATGCCCTCCGACGATACCCTGCTCCAGGGGGGCGATCGCCTGGTGGTGCTGGCCTCCATCGGCGGGTTGCGCCGCATCGAGCAGTGCCAGCGGGCCCCCCGCACCTGGCGATTGCATATAGATCGAGCCCTCACCGCCGATGCCCTGTTTGAGGGGGCCGCCGAGATTGCCCGGATTACGGGCTGCTCCCTGGGTAACGCCCGGGAGTTTATGGCCAAACTGCCGGGTACCCTGCCAATTCCCCTCTACCAGCATCAGGCTCTGCGGCTGGCGCGGCTGCTCACCCGGGCTCAGGTCAAAGCCCAGGTGATTGCTCCCCAGAGCCTCTGA
- a CDS encoding S8 family serine peptidase has protein sequence MAKRRGWQGPEHGVREQSPRLRSPGKPALAKIFLWAAGLGGLVPLALPVLALTESVGPQGIDARRLHAPPYSLTGEKIAIGQVEIGRPSRFGIDKVATETLPVAVRRVLLLDQVARPNEYVDGHAANVASVMISQDKQRTGVAPEALLYSGAVGPLGNTTAQPEECLAAQAVALQNGGDVRAINFSFGEPLTRDPRSNPVLDGNALLTQCIDWSARVHQTLYVIAGNQGRGGIPIPTDNFNGINVAYSRQVGGEFNRLDASNLGSEPTAPGRRGGAIETNEGPRRSISLVAPGSAIELIDPDGRVRTSSGSSFASPHVVGTIALMQQLVDRQFRAGVPNWPLAGRHPMVMKAVLLNSADKIKDSGDGLHLGMTRTLLDDSGNSWLASDAYRDPKIPLHKDLGTGHLNAYRAYQQLLPGAFGPGQPVPPIGWNITELTSPAGSTTGHDYEFATPLQGGSFLSATLAWERVVELADANRNDLYDRGESFRDRGLNNLNLYLLPADSDDLSESLWSSVSEVDSVEHIFYQIPETGRYKLRVIYQQQVHGEPTQPYALAWWTVPAP, from the coding sequence ATGGCTAAGCGGCGCGGGTGGCAGGGGCCAGAGCACGGCGTCAGGGAGCAGTCGCCCAGGCTCCGTTCCCCAGGAAAACCGGCCCTGGCCAAGATCTTCCTCTGGGCCGCTGGCCTTGGCGGGCTGGTGCCCCTGGCTCTGCCGGTGCTGGCCCTGACCGAATCGGTTGGCCCCCAGGGCATCGATGCCCGCCGCCTGCACGCTCCGCCCTACAGCCTCACCGGCGAAAAAATCGCCATTGGCCAGGTTGAAATTGGTCGCCCCAGCCGCTTTGGCATCGACAAAGTGGCAACCGAAACCCTGCCCGTTGCGGTGCGGCGGGTGCTGCTGCTCGACCAGGTGGCCCGCCCTAACGAATATGTCGATGGCCATGCGGCCAATGTCGCCAGCGTCATGATCAGTCAGGACAAACAGCGCACTGGGGTCGCCCCCGAGGCGCTGCTGTACTCGGGGGCGGTTGGCCCCCTGGGCAATACCACCGCCCAGCCCGAAGAGTGCCTGGCTGCCCAGGCGGTGGCCCTGCAGAATGGCGGCGACGTGCGCGCTATCAACTTCAGCTTTGGCGAACCCCTCACCCGCGACCCCCGCAGTAACCCTGTGCTCGACGGCAATGCCCTGCTGACCCAGTGCATTGACTGGTCGGCGCGGGTGCACCAGACCCTGTACGTAATTGCGGGCAACCAGGGGCGGGGCGGCATTCCCATTCCCACCGACAATTTCAACGGCATCAACGTGGCTTACTCGCGCCAGGTCGGCGGCGAATTCAACCGGCTGGACGCCTCCAACCTGGGCAGCGAACCCACCGCGCCGGGGCGGCGGGGGGGGGCCATCGAAACCAACGAGGGGCCTCGCCGATCGATCAGCCTGGTGGCCCCCGGCAGCGCCATCGAGCTGATTGACCCCGACGGGCGCGTCCGCACCTCCAGCGGCAGCAGCTTTGCCTCGCCCCACGTGGTGGGCACCATTGCCCTGATGCAGCAGCTGGTCGATCGCCAGTTTCGGGCCGGAGTCCCCAATTGGCCGCTGGCGGGCCGTCACCCCATGGTGATGAAGGCGGTGCTGCTCAACTCCGCCGACAAAATCAAAGACAGCGGTGACGGTCTGCACCTGGGCATGACCCGCACCCTGCTCGACGACAGCGGCAATTCGTGGCTGGCCTCTGACGCCTACCGCGACCCCAAAATTCCCCTGCACAAAGACCTGGGCACGGGGCACCTGAATGCCTATCGCGCCTACCAGCAGCTTCTGCCCGGTGCCTTTGGGCCTGGGCAGCCGGTGCCCCCCATCGGCTGGAACATCACCGAACTGACCTCCCCCGCTGGCTCGACCACCGGGCATGACTACGAGTTTGCCACGCCCCTACAGGGGGGAAGTTTTCTGTCGGCGACCCTGGCCTGGGAGCGGGTGGTCGAGCTGGCCGATGCCAACCGCAACGATCTCTACGATCGCGGCGAAAGCTTCCGCGATCGCGGCCTGAACAATCTCAACCTCTACCTGCTGCCCGCCGACAGCGACGACCTGTCTGAGAGCCTGTGGTCCTCGGTGAGCGAAGTGGACAGCGTCGAACATATTTTTTATCAAATTCCGGAAACGGGGCGCTACAAACTGAGAGTTATCTATCAGCAGCAGGTGCACGGCGAGCCGACTCAGCCCTACGCCCTGGCCTGGTGGACGGTGCCTGCGCCCTAG
- a CDS encoding lipase family protein, with amino-acid sequence MVDYALALRCCRLCQEVYRDFTSLRFSAYPDIDPVFVESQDNGFTDTQVAILNQLNSDRLYIVFRGSDKSVDWINNFQFRQQIYPYSDGNTEVKFHQGFMMAYFAVRKQLLEAMDNFSGQQVIVTGHSLGGALATVAALDLQYNLGKKRDLRFEVYTFGAPRVGNRAMTESYNKRLPNSYRFIYGWDIVTRVPRTWQGFAHVEEAIQLGSRWTWQVLSRRFSDHSIQGYVAGLEAEVENAA; translated from the coding sequence GTGGTAGATTACGCCCTTGCCCTCAGATGCTGCCGCCTGTGCCAGGAAGTCTATCGCGATTTCACCAGCCTGCGGTTTTCGGCCTATCCCGATATCGACCCTGTGTTTGTGGAGAGCCAGGACAATGGCTTTACCGATACCCAGGTGGCGATTCTGAACCAGCTCAACAGCGATCGCCTCTATATTGTCTTTCGCGGCTCCGACAAATCCGTCGACTGGATCAACAACTTCCAGTTTCGCCAGCAGATCTATCCCTACAGCGACGGCAACACCGAGGTGAAGTTTCACCAGGGATTTATGATGGCCTACTTTGCCGTCCGCAAACAGCTGCTGGAGGCGATGGACAATTTTTCGGGGCAGCAGGTGATCGTCACCGGCCACAGCCTGGGCGGTGCCCTGGCCACCGTCGCCGCCCTAGATCTTCAGTACAACCTGGGCAAAAAGCGCGACCTCCGCTTTGAGGTCTACACCTTTGGTGCGCCCCGGGTCGGCAACCGGGCTATGACAGAGTCCTACAACAAGCGCCTCCCCAACAGCTACCGCTTTATCTACGGCTGGGACATTGTCACCCGCGTTCCCCGCACCTGGCAGGGGTTTGCCCACGTGGAGGAAGCGATTCAGCTGGGCTCGCGCTGGACCTGGCAGGTGCTGAGCCGTCGCTTCAGCGACCACTCCATCCAGGGCTATGTTGCCGGGCTCGAAGCCGAAGTCGAGAACGCCGCGTGA
- a CDS encoding orange carotenoid protein N-terminal domain-containing protein: MASEARTTQITEKSTNDLFQRYDALSVDDKLALLYYIYEAMGGSITPAAPESADPELAEPLIEALFDLSEEEQLEAMRKVVRKDHSEISERYGGLSANNQLLVWYGWAKAMGNQIVGMPSDYQAEGPVNDILSAIKGLEFQSQISLLREAATQMGFSNVTAPPPLAETGTTDSL, translated from the coding sequence ATGGCTTCTGAAGCACGAACAACTCAAATTACTGAGAAATCCACCAACGACCTGTTTCAGCGCTACGATGCGCTGTCCGTAGACGACAAGCTGGCCCTGCTCTACTACATCTATGAGGCGATGGGTGGTTCCATTACCCCGGCAGCACCGGAGTCTGCCGACCCTGAGCTGGCCGAGCCTCTGATCGAAGCGCTGTTTGATCTCTCCGAGGAGGAGCAGCTGGAGGCCATGCGCAAAGTGGTGCGTAAGGATCACAGCGAAATCTCCGAGCGCTACGGCGGCCTCAGCGCCAACAACCAGCTGCTGGTGTGGTACGGCTGGGCCAAAGCCATGGGCAACCAGATTGTCGGCATGCCCAGCGACTACCAGGCCGAGGGTCCGGTCAATGACATTCTCTCCGCCATTAAGGGCCTGGAGTTTCAGTCACAGATCTCGCTGCTGCGCGAAGCGGCTACCCAGATGGGCTTCAGCAACGTCACCGCACCCCCTCCCCTGGCCGAGACGGGGACGACCGACAGCCTCTAA
- a CDS encoding sulfurtransferase: MFVDRLNRWKVRLAAFLVALVAVTSLPLLNAPVLADSPSTTIDFVSPQWLADHADDTDLRILDVRMNPLDYINSHIPGAVNIADNTFRGPNGRLPVQYWEQQKIEALFREAGVNNDSHVVIYSDGNSILGSTMVAYLLERGGLDRVSVLDGGFKGYREASLPVTKAFPQYERGNFTLADNEAIRVTLDQVREFLSGDADVVFIDPRPAALFAGEEEIFIRNGHIPGANNIPWPTFTAGEDNFHQLKALDDIRALLAARDITPDDDIVVTCSTGREATLQYVVLKHLLGYPNVRVYEGSWTEYSAQPDLPVATGRDPRA; the protein is encoded by the coding sequence ATGTTTGTAGACCGTTTGAATCGCTGGAAAGTCAGGCTGGCGGCTTTTCTGGTTGCCCTGGTGGCCGTGACCAGTCTGCCCCTGCTGAATGCCCCCGTGTTGGCCGACAGCCCCAGCACCACAATTGACTTTGTTAGCCCCCAGTGGCTGGCCGACCACGCTGACGATACCGACCTGCGCATTCTCGACGTGCGCATGAACCCCCTGGACTACATCAACAGCCACATTCCCGGCGCGGTCAACATTGCCGACAACACCTTCCGTGGCCCCAACGGTCGTCTGCCGGTGCAGTACTGGGAGCAGCAGAAGATTGAGGCCCTGTTTCGCGAGGCCGGTGTCAACAACGACAGCCACGTGGTGATTTACTCCGATGGCAACAGCATTCTGGGCAGCACCATGGTGGCCTACCTGCTGGAGCGCGGCGGCTTGGACCGGGTATCGGTACTCGACGGTGGCTTCAAGGGCTACCGCGAAGCCAGCCTGCCCGTGACCAAGGCCTTTCCTCAGTACGAGCGGGGCAACTTTACCCTGGCCGACAACGAGGCCATTCGCGTCACCCTCGACCAGGTGCGCGAGTTCCTCAGCGGCGATGCCGACGTGGTCTTTATCGACCCCCGACCGGCGGCCCTGTTTGCCGGTGAAGAGGAAATCTTCATTCGCAACGGCCACATCCCTGGGGCCAACAACATTCCCTGGCCCACCTTTACCGCTGGCGAAGACAACTTCCACCAGCTCAAGGCCCTGGACGACATTCGGGCGCTGCTGGCGGCCCGCGACATCACCCCCGACGATGACATTGTGGTCACCTGCAGCACGGGGCGTGAGGCCACCCTCCAGTACGTGGTGCTGAAGCACCTGCTGGGCTACCCCAACGTACGGGTCTACGAAGGCTCCTGGACAGAATACTCTGCCCAGCCCGACCTGCCCGTGGCCACCGGACGGGATCCCCGCGCCTAG
- a CDS encoding YeeE/YedE family protein, whose product MSSAELIQVQRPRSQSPLLYLLLALVAALVLGVSGFGWQQSALALVGTLFGLTLYQASFGFASSYRHLLVRGDGRGVLAQVLMLGLATLLFAPLILGGVGRGAVAPVAAQAVFGAFIFGVGMQLGSGCACGTLYTIGGGSSMMLFTLLTFGTGSFLGTLTNEAWTGLPQTEALSLIGLWGWVGVVLQLGGLGAIAYGLWRWQRSKLAEAENFWWRPSWRSLLYGPWSLVAGAIALALLNTLTVLLAGRPWGVTWGFTLWTAKLAQLLGWDPATSIYWQQEHVATVLNASVFADVTSVMNFGIVLGAALGAAIAGQLTVRKPPSRRSILAALIGGLLMGYGAWLAFGCNVGAYFSGIASTSLHGWLWIAFALVGTAVGVKLRPLFHLQN is encoded by the coding sequence ATGTCCTCTGCTGAGCTGATTCAGGTTCAACGCCCGCGATCGCAGTCGCCGCTGCTCTACCTGCTGCTGGCCCTGGTGGCGGCCCTGGTGCTGGGGGTATCTGGCTTTGGCTGGCAGCAGAGCGCCCTGGCCCTGGTGGGCACCCTGTTTGGCCTGACGCTGTACCAGGCCAGCTTTGGCTTTGCCTCCTCCTACCGCCACCTGCTGGTGCGCGGGGACGGGCGCGGGGTGCTGGCCCAGGTGCTGATGCTGGGGCTGGCGACGCTGCTGTTTGCGCCCCTGATTCTGGGCGGTGTGGGGCGTGGTGCCGTTGCCCCGGTGGCGGCACAGGCAGTGTTTGGAGCCTTTATCTTTGGGGTGGGAATGCAGCTGGGCAGCGGCTGCGCCTGCGGCACCCTCTACACCATCGGCGGCGGCAGCTCGATGATGCTGTTTACCCTGCTCACCTTTGGCACCGGGTCCTTTTTGGGCACCCTCACCAACGAGGCCTGGACGGGGCTGCCCCAGACCGAAGCCCTGTCGCTGATCGGCCTGTGGGGCTGGGTCGGTGTGGTTCTACAACTGGGGGGGCTGGGGGCGATCGCCTACGGGCTCTGGCGCTGGCAGCGCTCTAAGCTAGCCGAGGCCGAGAATTTTTGGTGGCGGCCCAGCTGGCGATCGCTGCTCTACGGTCCCTGGTCGCTGGTGGCCGGGGCGATCGCCCTGGCCCTGCTCAACACCCTCACCGTCCTGCTGGCCGGGCGACCCTGGGGTGTGACCTGGGGCTTCACCCTGTGGACCGCCAAGCTGGCCCAGCTGCTCGGGTGGGACCCGGCCACCAGCATCTACTGGCAGCAGGAGCATGTGGCCACTGTGCTCAACGCCAGCGTTTTTGCCGACGTGACTTCGGTGATGAACTTTGGCATCGTGCTGGGGGCGGCGCTGGGAGCGGCGATCGCCGGGCAGCTCACCGTCCGCAAGCCCCCCTCGCGGCGATCGATCCTGGCTGCGCTGATCGGCGGGCTGCTGATGGGCTACGGGGCCTGGCTGGCCTTTGGCTGCAACGTCGGTGCATACTTTAGCGGTATTGCCTCCACCAGTCTGCACGGCTGGCTGTGGATCGCCTTTGCGCTAGTTGGCACTGCCGTTGGAGTTAAGCTAAGACCACTGTTCCATTTGCAGAACTAG